From one Lysinibacillus sp. G4S2 genomic stretch:
- a CDS encoding histidine kinase dimerization/phospho-acceptor domain-containing protein: MLKNWKPLLALLCLIWVIFGIFTFSNIGYKYIGKSYFQSESFQHELENFQSELGPLVLNVPAAKDLKSKIEVTQNEIEEHRNRYGTLGYQIENIKAQYEERIQEATNVNATDLKTKLEKERDEKIKDITTNFEDDEHVRKKILADKEALVDQYIKAAQDAAKRFVKDNKYWSYELTNTETGKTYSSGDVSDSNVYKIKYTEQHPLTTENISRNLDHVFYENDVSVNTDNLRETADYTGIISISKKPAQSAVVMEDYDHFKRNQYIFYFIWLTSIVAAIFAWKGRKEVLRMVLGIKEKEAFAKLKIDFQIGLLFITGSMYWFTSHVVMESIEFYNQYNYVRFILDILFEAGVLMILAIVFFIQLIWLYDRVNTAQKLEENLKASYLWSLGESITDLFINRSIALHSIVMIGAAFFGGGSLVATMARGGGFPFFVFVICAIIGIPAMILFLSRTGYLNRIMKDTKDMAEGRLNRDVKVMGKSQLAGHAENLNHLREGVRTSMHEQAKSERLKTELITNVSHDLRTPLTSIITYTDLLKNPDITEEERKQYIHILDKKSERLKVLIEDLFEVSKMASGNIELHRSRVDLNQLVQQAVGEHEEDLAKARLDLRMTNPPEPIYAYVDGQKWWRLIDNLIVNVLKYALEGTRVYVTLKHTPEGDAEFTVKNVAKYEISEDADELFERFKRADASRHTEGSGLGLAIAQSIVDLHGARMSIEIDGDLFKVIVRIPAA, encoded by the coding sequence ATGTTAAAAAATTGGAAACCTCTTCTCGCTCTACTATGTTTAATCTGGGTGATTTTCGGTATATTTACATTCTCCAATATCGGGTATAAATATATTGGAAAGTCCTATTTCCAATCTGAAAGTTTCCAGCATGAACTTGAAAATTTTCAGTCAGAGTTAGGACCATTAGTATTAAATGTACCAGCTGCAAAGGATTTGAAAAGTAAAATAGAGGTTACGCAAAATGAAATTGAAGAGCATCGTAATCGCTATGGAACATTAGGATACCAAATAGAAAATATTAAAGCTCAATATGAAGAGCGCATTCAAGAAGCTACTAATGTAAATGCAACGGATTTAAAAACAAAGCTAGAGAAAGAGCGAGATGAGAAAATTAAAGATATTACGACAAACTTTGAGGATGATGAGCATGTCCGTAAGAAAATTCTTGCTGATAAGGAAGCACTCGTTGATCAATATATAAAGGCAGCACAAGATGCAGCAAAGAGATTTGTGAAGGATAATAAGTATTGGTCTTATGAATTAACGAACACTGAAACAGGTAAAACATATAGTTCAGGCGATGTTTCGGACAGTAACGTATATAAAATAAAGTACACTGAGCAGCATCCATTAACTACTGAGAATATTAGTAGAAATTTGGACCATGTTTTTTATGAAAATGATGTCTCTGTTAACACAGATAATCTTAGAGAAACTGCTGATTATACTGGCATCATATCAATCTCAAAAAAACCAGCACAATCTGCAGTTGTGATGGAGGATTATGACCATTTTAAGCGCAATCAATACATTTTCTATTTTATATGGTTAACGAGTATTGTAGCGGCTATTTTTGCATGGAAAGGACGTAAAGAAGTACTGCGAATGGTACTAGGTATAAAGGAAAAAGAAGCTTTTGCAAAGCTGAAAATTGATTTCCAAATTGGATTGTTGTTCATAACTGGCTCTATGTATTGGTTTACATCACATGTTGTTATGGAATCAATTGAATTTTACAATCAATACAATTATGTACGTTTTATTTTGGATATACTATTTGAAGCAGGCGTCTTAATGATTCTTGCGATCGTATTCTTTATTCAGCTAATCTGGTTGTATGATCGAGTGAATACAGCACAGAAATTAGAGGAGAATTTAAAAGCTAGCTATTTATGGTCACTAGGCGAATCAATTACAGATTTATTTATAAATCGTTCCATCGCATTACATTCCATTGTAATGATTGGAGCAGCATTTTTCGGTGGTGGAAGTCTTGTCGCTACAATGGCAAGAGGTGGCGGTTTTCCTTTCTTTGTATTTGTCATTTGCGCAATAATCGGTATACCAGCCATGATTCTCTTCCTCTCTAGAACGGGGTATTTAAACCGAATTATGAAGGATACAAAAGACATGGCGGAAGGACGTTTAAATCGTGATGTGAAGGTAATGGGCAAATCACAACTTGCAGGGCATGCAGAAAATCTTAATCATTTAAGAGAAGGCGTACGCACGTCCATGCATGAGCAGGCAAAAAGTGAGCGATTAAAAACAGAGCTAATTACGAATGTTAGTCATGATTTACGCACACCGTTAACATCCATTATTACGTACACCGATTTACTGAAAAATCCTGATATTACAGAGGAAGAGCGTAAGCAATATATTCATATTCTCGATAAAAAATCAGAGCGTCTAAAAGTATTAATAGAGGATCTCTTTGAAGTATCAAAAATGGCGAGTGGTAATATTGAGCTCCATCGTAGTCGAGTTGATTTAAATCAGCTTGTTCAGCAGGCAGTAGGGGAGCATGAGGAAGATTTAGCGAAGGCACGTTTAGATTTACGAATGACAAATCCTCCTGAGCCAATTTACGCATATGTAGATGGTCAAAAATGGTGGAGACTGATCGATAATTTAATTGTCAATGTATTGAAATATGCATTAGAAGGCACACGTGTCTATGTGACATTAAAACATACTCCTGAGGGCGATGCGGAATTCACAGTAAAGAATGTCGCAAAGTATGAAATTAGCGAGGATGCCGATGAATTATTTGAACGCTTTAAGCGAGCAGATGCTTCGCGCCATACAGAGGGCTCAGGGCTCGGTTTAGCTATCGCACAATCCATTGTAGATTTGCACGGCGCTCGTATGAGTATAGAAATAGATGGAGATTTATTTAAAGTAATCGTCCGAATTCCAGCAGCATAG
- a CDS encoding acyl-CoA dehydrogenase family protein: protein MTRYKFESTEHELFRKTLRKFLVEEAEPHYPQWEKDHLIPLEFWRKLGEMGYLCPQVEEQYGGLGLDFSFGVIIQEELERVGSSLIGIGLHNDIVVPYIEAYGSHEQKSRWLPKCVTGENITAIAMTEPGTGSDLANIKTTAIRDGDHYIVNGQKTFITNGIHTNLAVVAVKTNPQAEKKHRGISLLVIEDGTPGFTKGRKLEKVGMHAQDTAELYFEDCRVPVENLLGEEGNGFIYMMEKLQQERLAVAIAAQTAAEDMLALTIDYVKSREAFGKSISDFQNTQFKIAEMATKIELGKSFLETLIEEHIAGNDVVTKVSMAKYWITENARELAVQCMQLHGGYGYMEEYKIARRYRDIPVMSIYAGTNEVMKVIIAKNLGL from the coding sequence ATGACAAGATATAAATTCGAATCAACAGAGCATGAGTTATTTCGTAAAACCTTACGTAAGTTTTTAGTAGAAGAGGCTGAGCCACACTATCCACAATGGGAGAAAGATCACCTTATTCCACTTGAGTTTTGGCGTAAGCTCGGGGAAATGGGTTATCTATGTCCTCAAGTAGAAGAGCAATACGGCGGTCTCGGGCTCGATTTTAGCTTTGGCGTTATAATCCAAGAAGAGCTTGAGCGTGTAGGTTCGAGCCTTATTGGTATTGGTTTGCATAACGATATTGTCGTGCCTTATATTGAGGCATACGGCTCACATGAGCAAAAATCACGCTGGCTGCCGAAATGTGTTACAGGCGAAAACATTACAGCAATTGCTATGACAGAGCCAGGCACAGGTTCAGATTTAGCAAACATCAAAACTACTGCTATTCGTGATGGCGATCACTATATCGTCAACGGACAAAAAACATTTATTACAAATGGTATTCATACAAATTTAGCGGTCGTTGCTGTCAAAACAAATCCTCAGGCAGAAAAAAAACATCGTGGCATTAGCCTTCTTGTGATTGAGGACGGGACACCAGGCTTCACAAAAGGCCGCAAGCTCGAAAAAGTCGGAATGCACGCACAGGACACAGCTGAGCTATATTTCGAGGATTGTCGAGTACCTGTAGAAAATCTCCTTGGTGAAGAAGGTAATGGCTTTATCTATATGATGGAAAAGCTACAGCAAGAGCGTTTAGCAGTAGCCATCGCTGCACAAACAGCTGCTGAGGATATGCTAGCCTTAACGATTGATTATGTAAAATCACGCGAAGCTTTTGGAAAATCAATTAGCGACTTCCAAAATACACAATTTAAAATAGCCGAAATGGCAACAAAAATTGAGCTTGGCAAATCTTTTTTAGAAACTTTAATAGAAGAACATATCGCAGGAAATGATGTTGTAACAAAAGTTTCAATGGCAAAATACTGGATAACGGAAAATGCACGTGAGCTTGCTGTCCAGTGTATGCAATTACATGGTGGCTACGGTTATATGGAAGAATACAAGATTGCTAGAAGATATCGAGATATTCCCGTTATGTCCATTTATGCAGGTACCAACGAAGTCATGAAAGTGATTATTGCCAAAAATTTAGGCTTATAA
- a CDS encoding metallophosphoesterase: MPKVIGGILLISIYSALTFYLGWGLRQWLVAMEWFRYPILYWLVLYIISFSIIIGRLHESLRAFSIISNYWMFIFEYGLLICLGANIIIWLSPFNSVQIIGSIAVAMLLVLSIVGSYLAYSAVVRHLEITMDKKSSERESLRVVVASDFHLGVLSHKKHLQRFVTLSNEAKPDIVFLVGDIVDDDPKWFVQEGMADVMKQLTSTYGVYGVLGNHEYYGKKISEFVEEMENANVKIMRDETIRIDNALILTGQEDITNKDRKQLDALKLTDDLPWFVMNHTPNDLITPAKMGVDFHMSGHTHKGQLWPNQYITARVFELDYGYKRKGKMHTLVSSGFGFWGPPMRIGSRSELWVVDINFR, from the coding sequence ATGCCTAAAGTAATTGGTGGAATTCTTTTAATAAGTATATATAGTGCGTTAACTTTTTACTTAGGTTGGGGATTAAGGCAATGGCTTGTGGCAATGGAATGGTTCCGTTACCCAATTTTATATTGGTTAGTGCTGTATATAATTTCATTTAGTATTATTATTGGCAGACTGCATGAGTCTTTACGAGCGTTTTCAATTATTAGTAATTACTGGATGTTCATTTTTGAATATGGATTATTGATTTGTTTGGGAGCAAACATTATTATTTGGCTAAGTCCCTTTAATAGTGTACAGATAATTGGTAGTATAGCAGTTGCAATGTTGCTTGTACTAAGTATTGTGGGCTCCTATTTAGCCTATTCTGCTGTTGTCCGTCATTTAGAAATAACGATGGATAAAAAGAGTAGTGAGCGAGAGTCGTTGAGAGTTGTAGTGGCATCAGATTTTCATTTAGGTGTTCTATCACATAAAAAACATTTACAGCGCTTTGTTACTTTATCGAATGAAGCAAAGCCGGATATCGTTTTTTTAGTTGGGGATATTGTGGATGATGATCCCAAATGGTTTGTTCAAGAGGGAATGGCAGATGTGATGAAGCAATTAACTTCTACATACGGAGTGTATGGTGTACTTGGTAATCACGAATATTACGGTAAGAAAATATCTGAATTTGTTGAAGAGATGGAAAACGCAAATGTAAAGATTATGAGGGACGAAACTATTAGAATCGATAATGCGTTAATATTAACGGGCCAAGAGGATATTACAAACAAGGATAGAAAACAACTAGATGCATTGAAGTTAACAGATGACTTACCTTGGTTTGTAATGAATCATACCCCAAATGATTTAATAACGCCTGCCAAAATGGGCGTAGACTTCCATATGTCAGGTCATACGCATAAAGGTCAATTATGGCCCAATCAGTATATAACGGCTCGTGTATTTGAGCTTGATTATGGTTATAAGAGGAAGGGGAAAATGCATACACTTGTTTCATCAGGCTTTGGCTTTTGGGGTCCTCCAATGCGAATAGGTAGCCGTTCTGAATTATGGGTGGTAGATATCAATTTCCGTTAA
- a CDS encoding undecaprenyl-diphosphate phosphatase — protein MDIIELLKALILGMVEGLTEFAPVSSTGHMIIVDDMWLKTEEFLGMYPANTFKIVVQLGSILAVVVVMWKRMLSLVGLYKIEGQSTSMKNRFNLMHVIVGMLPATVLGFAFKDFIDDHLFKVEHVIYALIAGAILMLIADKFAPKKPKVDSLDKISYGLAFKVGLVQCLSLWPGFSRSGATISGGVLCGMSYRVAADFTFIMAVPIMAGASLVSVLKNWDTLSMDYFSFYVVGFISSFIFALLSIKFFVALVSKVKLKPFAIYRLVLAAVLAFIIFM, from the coding sequence GTGGATATCATAGAGTTATTAAAGGCGTTAATTTTAGGTATGGTCGAAGGGTTGACAGAGTTTGCACCAGTGTCATCGACAGGTCATATGATTATTGTGGACGATATGTGGCTAAAGACAGAGGAGTTTTTAGGGATGTATCCCGCCAATACATTTAAAATTGTTGTTCAACTAGGTTCTATATTAGCCGTAGTCGTTGTAATGTGGAAACGAATGTTGAGCTTAGTGGGGCTATATAAAATCGAAGGACAATCTACTTCGATGAAAAATCGCTTCAACTTAATGCATGTTATTGTGGGTATGTTACCAGCAACTGTATTAGGTTTTGCATTTAAAGATTTTATCGATGATCATTTATTTAAAGTAGAGCATGTTATTTATGCTTTAATAGCTGGGGCAATTTTAATGCTTATTGCAGATAAATTTGCACCGAAAAAACCAAAAGTGGATTCGCTAGATAAGATTTCTTATGGTTTAGCATTTAAAGTAGGTTTAGTACAATGTTTATCACTTTGGCCAGGATTCTCTCGTTCAGGTGCAACAATATCTGGTGGTGTACTATGTGGTATGAGTTACCGTGTGGCCGCTGATTTTACTTTCATTATGGCAGTACCAATTATGGCAGGTGCTAGTTTAGTATCTGTACTGAAAAACTGGGATACGCTATCTATGGATTATTTTAGCTTCTATGTAGTAGGCTTCATCAGTTCATTTATTTTTGCATTACTTTCTATTAAATTCTTTGTAGCACTTGTTTCAAAAGTGAAATTAAAGCCATTTGCTATTTATCGTTTAGTACTAGCTGCTGTACTAGCGTTCATTATTTTTATGTAA
- a CDS encoding D-glycerate dehydrogenase: MKKKLFITRKFPTHIVEPLKEYYDIEQWEEEEIVIPREKLLAAAADCEVLWVTLADQVDEELLLHAPNLKLVTNLAVGFNNIDINALRKRGIMATNTPGVLTNTTADFVMGLLLATARRIPESERYLREGKWKSWYPMQLVGKDVSGATIGIIGMGRIGQAVARRAKGFDMKILYNNRRRRHEAEEMYGFQYVSLEELLKQSDFVVIMTPYNNDTVGLIGAEELAIMKDDAVLINASRGGIIEEDALYETLKSGKLWAAGLDVFEHEPIALDHPLLTLPNVIALPHIGSASLQTRTAMLMLNVNALIAYGQGKAPSNRID, from the coding sequence ATGAAAAAGAAATTATTTATTACGCGTAAGTTCCCGACGCATATAGTTGAGCCGTTAAAAGAGTATTATGATATCGAACAATGGGAGGAGGAGGAAATTGTTATACCGCGGGAAAAACTATTGGCAGCTGCCGCAGATTGTGAAGTACTGTGGGTAACGCTTGCTGACCAAGTCGATGAAGAGTTATTATTACACGCACCCAATTTAAAACTCGTGACCAATTTAGCAGTTGGATTTAATAATATTGATATTAATGCTTTGCGTAAGCGCGGAATAATGGCCACAAATACGCCAGGAGTTTTAACAAATACAACTGCTGATTTTGTCATGGGATTATTGCTTGCGACTGCTCGTAGAATACCAGAAAGCGAACGATATTTACGTGAGGGTAAATGGAAAAGCTGGTATCCAATGCAATTAGTAGGTAAAGATGTTTCAGGAGCTACTATAGGAATTATTGGCATGGGGCGTATTGGCCAGGCTGTTGCAAGACGAGCAAAAGGTTTCGATATGAAAATTTTATATAACAATCGTAGACGTCGCCATGAGGCAGAAGAAATGTATGGATTTCAGTATGTATCGTTAGAGGAACTTTTAAAGCAATCGGATTTTGTTGTTATTATGACACCTTATAATAATGATACGGTAGGTCTTATAGGAGCAGAGGAACTTGCTATAATGAAGGATGACGCGGTGTTAATCAACGCATCGCGTGGTGGCATTATCGAGGAGGACGCACTTTATGAAACTTTGAAAAGTGGTAAGCTGTGGGCAGCAGGTCTAGATGTATTTGAACATGAACCCATTGCGCTGGATCATCCATTATTAACGTTGCCAAATGTTATAGCACTTCCACATATCGGTAGTGCATCGCTTCAAACTAGAACTGCTATGCTGATGCTGAATGTCAATGCTCTTATTGCATATGGGCAGGGCAAGGCTCCGTCGAATCGAATTGATTAA
- a CDS encoding TIGR00266 family protein: protein MNNHEIDYKLYGDDMQYVQVELDPQETVVAEAGALMMLDDSIHMETIFGDGSNGSQDSGLMGKLFGAGKRLITGESLFMTTFTNVGSGKRHVYFAAPYPGKIIPMDLSQLNGKIICQKDAFLAAAKGVSVGVEFQKKIGVGFFGGEGFIMQKLEGDGMAFVHAGGAIHEKTLQPGEVLRVDTGCLVAMTSDVDYNIEMVGGVKTALFGGEGIFFATLKGPGKVWIQSLPFSRLASRVFAAAPISQGGGGQSRGEGGIGGLFDMFNK from the coding sequence ATGAATAATCATGAAATTGACTACAAATTATATGGCGATGATATGCAATACGTACAAGTTGAGCTTGATCCACAGGAAACAGTGGTAGCTGAAGCTGGAGCTTTAATGATGTTGGACGATTCTATCCATATGGAAACCATCTTTGGTGACGGTTCAAATGGAAGCCAAGATAGTGGTCTTATGGGGAAATTATTTGGAGCTGGAAAACGCCTAATTACAGGTGAAAGCTTATTTATGACAACATTTACGAACGTTGGTTCAGGTAAACGTCATGTGTATTTTGCTGCTCCATACCCTGGTAAGATTATTCCAATGGATTTAAGTCAATTAAACGGAAAAATCATTTGTCAAAAAGATGCATTTTTAGCTGCCGCAAAAGGAGTTTCTGTTGGTGTAGAATTCCAGAAGAAAATCGGTGTAGGGTTCTTCGGTGGTGAAGGCTTTATTATGCAAAAGCTTGAAGGAGATGGCATGGCTTTTGTACATGCAGGTGGAGCAATTCACGAAAAGACTCTACAACCTGGTGAAGTATTACGTGTTGATACAGGTTGCTTAGTTGCTATGACATCCGATGTAGATTACAATATCGAAATGGTTGGTGGCGTAAAAACTGCATTGTTCGGTGGTGAAGGTATCTTCTTCGCTACATTAAAAGGTCCAGGTAAAGTTTGGATTCAATCATTACCATTTAGCCGTTTAGCAAGCCGTGTCTTCGCTGCAGCACCAATTTCTCAAGGCGGTGGCGGTCAATCTAGAGGTGAAGGCGGTATCGGCGGTTTATTTGATATGTTTAATAAATAA
- a CDS encoding aldehyde dehydrogenase family protein, with protein sequence MEIKNYIGGEWVTHSHLQSIAVTNPANGEQLAVIPRSTASEVDEAVAVAKQAQRNWALVPAPKRADYLYAIGQKMKEKKEHLATVLTKEMGKVIEEARGEVQEGIDMAYYMAGEGRRLFGETTPSELANKFAMSVRAPIGVVGLITPWNFPVAIATWKSFPAIVAGNTFIWKPSNETPMMAYEMGKIFEEVGLPEGVANIVFGTGPTVGTALIEHPDVKVISFTGSTTTGSKVAELGGKHLKKISLEMGGKNAVIVMDDADLQLATEGILWSAFGTAGQRCTACSRVIVHKDVREELEKRLLDEMQKLTIGDGLDEDVKIGPVINKAALEKINHYVQIGKQEGATLLAGGRILSEPPYDKGFYYEPTLFTNVKPDMIIAQEEIFGPVVSLIEVASLDEAIEVNNGVKFGLSSSIFSQNVNTIFRAQRDLDTGIVYVNAGTTGAEIHLPFGGTKGTGNGHRDSGVAALDVYTEWKSIYVDYSGKLQRAQIDTE encoded by the coding sequence GTGGAAATCAAAAACTATATCGGTGGTGAATGGGTAACACATTCACATTTACAAAGTATAGCAGTGACCAACCCTGCAAATGGAGAGCAGCTAGCTGTCATACCGCGTTCTACGGCAAGTGAGGTAGATGAAGCGGTAGCGGTTGCCAAACAAGCACAAAGAAACTGGGCATTAGTACCTGCGCCTAAACGTGCTGACTATTTATATGCCATCGGTCAAAAAATGAAAGAGAAGAAGGAACATTTGGCGACCGTTTTAACAAAAGAGATGGGAAAGGTTATTGAAGAAGCTAGAGGTGAGGTACAGGAAGGGATAGACATGGCTTATTATATGGCTGGTGAAGGGCGACGGTTATTTGGGGAGACAACACCTTCTGAGCTAGCTAATAAATTTGCCATGAGTGTACGGGCACCGATTGGAGTTGTAGGTTTAATAACTCCGTGGAATTTCCCTGTAGCCATTGCCACTTGGAAGTCGTTCCCTGCAATTGTTGCTGGCAATACGTTCATTTGGAAGCCGTCTAATGAGACACCAATGATGGCGTATGAAATGGGCAAAATTTTTGAAGAGGTTGGCTTACCAGAAGGAGTAGCAAATATTGTCTTTGGTACAGGTCCAACAGTTGGAACAGCTTTAATTGAACATCCAGATGTTAAGGTCATTTCATTTACCGGCTCTACAACAACGGGTAGTAAAGTGGCGGAGCTAGGTGGTAAACACCTGAAAAAGATTTCATTAGAGATGGGTGGAAAAAATGCAGTCATCGTTATGGATGATGCCGATTTACAGCTAGCTACTGAAGGGATATTATGGAGTGCATTTGGCACTGCTGGTCAAAGATGTACAGCATGTAGTCGGGTTATTGTGCATAAAGATGTAAGAGAGGAATTAGAAAAACGTCTATTAGACGAAATGCAAAAGCTGACAATTGGAGATGGGCTAGATGAAGATGTGAAAATCGGACCTGTGATTAATAAAGCCGCATTGGAAAAAATTAATCACTATGTGCAAATCGGCAAACAGGAAGGGGCTACATTATTAGCTGGAGGTAGAATTTTATCTGAGCCTCCTTATGATAAAGGGTTTTATTATGAGCCTACACTATTTACCAATGTGAAGCCTGACATGATTATTGCACAGGAAGAAATCTTTGGCCCGGTCGTTTCTCTAATTGAAGTAGCAAGTTTGGATGAAGCAATCGAAGTAAACAATGGCGTAAAATTTGGCTTATCAAGTTCAATTTTCTCACAAAATGTTAATACGATTTTCCGCGCGCAACGAGATTTAGACACAGGTATTGTTTATGTGAATGCAGGCACAACGGGTGCTGAAATCCATTTACCATTCGGTGGTACAAAGGGTACGGGGAATGGTCACCGTGATTCAGGTGTAGCTGCTTTGGATGTCTATACAGAATGGAAAAGTATTTATGTAGACTATAGCGGTAAATTACAAAGAGCACAAATCGATACAGAGTAA
- a CDS encoding saccharopine dehydrogenase C-terminal domain-containing protein, with amino-acid sequence MKVVVLGAGLMGKEVARDLIKNSKVERVFLGDIDVKIAQDFVDTLNTDKVEVVEVHAERDDSLMAVISKGDVVVNALFYSFNERVARAAIEAGVHSVDLGGHIGGVTEKILDLNEEAKAKGVTIIPDLGVAPGMVNILAGYGASKLDEVESIKLFVGGIPTEPKPPLHYTRVFSLDGVFDHYTEPSKTIQKGKLQEVPSLSGVEPIYFDGFGVLEAFYTSGGISTLYKTFPNVRTLEYKTIRYKGHAEKFKLLADLGFLDASNKVEVEEQEVPVRAVVREALKKKLELGTKPDAVLLRVIVAGEKAQQQVTYEYEMVVRKDMTINETAMARATANTISVVAQMIGEDKITERGVFAPESVVPGDTYIEEMAKRGVVIKETSHKSAMIVKW; translated from the coding sequence ATGAAAGTTGTTGTATTAGGTGCAGGTTTGATGGGGAAAGAGGTAGCTCGTGATTTAATAAAAAATAGCAAAGTAGAGCGTGTATTTTTAGGGGATATAGACGTAAAAATAGCGCAAGATTTTGTGGACACGTTAAATACTGATAAGGTTGAGGTTGTGGAGGTTCATGCTGAGCGCGATGACTCGCTGATGGCGGTTATCTCAAAAGGTGATGTAGTCGTTAATGCATTATTTTATTCCTTTAATGAGCGTGTAGCAAGGGCGGCAATTGAGGCTGGTGTTCATTCCGTAGATTTAGGTGGTCATATTGGTGGTGTAACGGAAAAAATATTAGATCTCAACGAAGAGGCGAAAGCAAAAGGTGTAACGATTATTCCAGATTTGGGTGTTGCCCCAGGTATGGTCAATATATTAGCAGGTTATGGTGCTTCGAAATTAGATGAGGTAGAATCTATTAAACTTTTTGTAGGCGGTATTCCTACAGAGCCGAAGCCACCTCTTCACTATACACGAGTGTTTTCTTTAGATGGTGTCTTTGATCATTATACAGAGCCATCAAAGACGATTCAAAAAGGAAAACTACAAGAAGTTCCATCATTATCAGGTGTTGAACCTATTTATTTCGATGGTTTTGGTGTGCTTGAGGCATTTTATACATCTGGCGGTATATCGACATTGTATAAGACATTCCCAAATGTCCGCACATTAGAATATAAAACAATTCGTTATAAGGGACATGCAGAGAAATTTAAGCTATTAGCAGATTTAGGCTTCCTTGATGCTAGTAATAAGGTAGAGGTAGAAGAACAGGAAGTTCCTGTGCGTGCAGTAGTTCGTGAGGCACTTAAAAAGAAGCTTGAGCTTGGTACAAAACCAGATGCAGTGCTACTGCGTGTTATTGTAGCGGGTGAAAAAGCACAACAACAAGTGACTTATGAATACGAAATGGTTGTGCGTAAAGATATGACGATTAATGAAACAGCTATGGCTCGTGCAACAGCAAATACAATTTCAGTCGTTGCACAAATGATTGGTGAAGATAAAATTACAGAGCGCGGTGTATTTGCGCCTGAATCAGTTGTACCGGGCGATACTTATATTGAAGAGATGGCAAAACGTGGTGTTGTCATTAAGGAAACATCTCATAAATCTGCAATGATCGTGAAATGGTAG